A region of Haliotis asinina isolate JCU_RB_2024 chromosome 7, JCU_Hal_asi_v2, whole genome shotgun sequence DNA encodes the following proteins:
- the LOC137291629 gene encoding dynein light chain Tctex-type protein 2B-like produces MSRLTMENLEQLDGAKQPSRRMSIMPRDGEGMTSGPSIRRMSRMMEPRQSVQYGRRMSHVSRSSISGASFGAKHMFAAVKIQNTYRLGPDKEDKFNASRAEQTMKRVLESYLDGEQYDNNLCNNLTRDLSEVIKARIKDLGFSHRYKFVCVVTMGENKNQGLALSSRSVWNTDTDNYASATYSKGNLFAVAQIYATYFE; encoded by the coding sequence ATGTCTAGACTTACCATGGAGAACTTGGAGCAGCTGGACGGTGCCAAGCAACCGTCACGGCGCATGTCTATAATGCCTCGAGATGGAGAAGGCATGACGTCTGGACCGTCGATCAGAAGGATGTCCCGAATGATGGAGCCTCGACAAAGCGTTCAATATGGCAGACGTATGTCCCACGTGTCAAGAAGTAGCATATCCGGGGCGTCTTTCGGCGCCAAACACATGTTTGCTGCAGTGAagatacaaaacacatataGACTTGGTCCGGATAAGGAGGACAAATTCAACGCCTCGCGTGCCGAACAGACGATGAAACGCGTGCTGGAATCGTACTTGGATGGAGAACAGTATGACAACAATCTATGTAACAACCTGACCAGAGACTTGTCTGAAGTTATCAAAGCACGCATCAAAGATCTTGGCTTCAGTCACAGGTAcaagtttgtgtgtgttgttaccATGGGCGAGAACAAGAACCAAGGACTTGCGCTCAGCAGCCGGAGCGTATGGAACACCGACACTGACAATTATGCATCTGCCACGTATTCCAAGGGCAATTTGTTCGCCGTGGCTCAGATATATGCAACATACTTTGAATAA
- the LOC137290566 gene encoding SET domain-containing protein 9-like isoform X1 yields MLKRVLNKWKQYKYRFVPWIAFNLKDRSVREVPKGADDAIISNETVANFLQSFFKSLHEKETSNTKDRHTVFKESLNIMMKHLGFVTERQCSLLENGGRGVFVTRGTVPAKTIVSMYPGAVYEQYEPIFFQSLGNPFIFRCIDGVLIDGNDKNLSKLIYKSCQGRDRMGPFLSCDSTWLTESPHNPLAVGQYVNNQSAKHPANVAYQEFDVPSDFPLQLLKYIPNVHYGARTDNTTHDRLMRVVVLVSTRDIQCGEELFSTYFTVVQ; encoded by the exons ATGCTAAAGCGTGTATTGAACAAAtggaaacaatacaaatatcgTTTTGTCCCATGGATAGCTTTTAATCTGAAGGACAG ATCTGTGAGAGAGGTACCTAAAGGAGCAGATGATGCCATTATCTCCAACGAGACTGTTGCCAATTTTCTGCAGTCTTTCTTCAAAAGCCTCCATGAGAAAGAAACATCTAATACCAAGGACAGACACACAGTATTCAAGGAAAGCTTGAACATCATGATGAAGCACCTTGGTTTTGTGACTGAAAGGCAGTGTAGTCTGTTGGAGAATGGGGGTCGAGGGGTGTTTGTAACAAGGGGCACAGTCCCAGCTAAAACTATTGTGTCTATGTACCCAG ggGCAGTGTATGAGCAATATGAaccaatattttttcaaagtctGGGAAATCCATTCATATTTCGGTGTATAGATGGAGTACTTATTGATGGAAATGACAAGAACTTGTCCAAACTCATTTACAA GTCATGTCAAGGGCGAGACAGAATGGGTCCCTTTTTGTCATGTGACTCGACCTGGTTAACAGAGTCCCCCCACAATCCACTGGCTGTTGGCCAGTATGTCAACAACCAGTCAGCAA AACACCCAGCTAATGTGGCCTACCAGGAGTTTGACGTCCCAAGTGACTTCCCCCTTCAGCTCCTCAAGTATATTCCTAATGTCCACTATGGTGCTAGAACTGACAACACCACACATGACAG ACTCATGAGAGTTGTGGTGCTGGTGTCCACACGAGACATACAGTGTGGGGAGGAGCTGTTCTCTACTTACTTCACAGTGGtgcagtaa
- the LOC137290566 gene encoding SET domain-containing protein 9-like isoform X2, translated as MMKHLGFVTERQCSLLENGGRGVFVTRGTVPAKTIVSMYPGAVYEQYEPIFFQSLGNPFIFRCIDGVLIDGNDKNLSKLIYKSCQGRDRMGPFLSCDSTWLTESPHNPLAVGQYVNNQSAKHPANVAYQEFDVPSDFPLQLLKYIPNVHYGARTDNTTHDRLMRVVVLVSTRDIQCGEELFSTYFTVVQ; from the exons ATGATGAAGCACCTTGGTTTTGTGACTGAAAGGCAGTGTAGTCTGTTGGAGAATGGGGGTCGAGGGGTGTTTGTAACAAGGGGCACAGTCCCAGCTAAAACTATTGTGTCTATGTACCCAG ggGCAGTGTATGAGCAATATGAaccaatattttttcaaagtctGGGAAATCCATTCATATTTCGGTGTATAGATGGAGTACTTATTGATGGAAATGACAAGAACTTGTCCAAACTCATTTACAA GTCATGTCAAGGGCGAGACAGAATGGGTCCCTTTTTGTCATGTGACTCGACCTGGTTAACAGAGTCCCCCCACAATCCACTGGCTGTTGGCCAGTATGTCAACAACCAGTCAGCAA AACACCCAGCTAATGTGGCCTACCAGGAGTTTGACGTCCCAAGTGACTTCCCCCTTCAGCTCCTCAAGTATATTCCTAATGTCCACTATGGTGCTAGAACTGACAACACCACACATGACAG ACTCATGAGAGTTGTGGTGCTGGTGTCCACACGAGACATACAGTGTGGGGAGGAGCTGTTCTCTACTTACTTCACAGTGGtgcagtaa